One Mesorhizobium loti genomic window carries:
- a CDS encoding multidrug efflux protein NorM, giving the protein MSAIEAGARAPENLWRQEIRATLALAWPMVLTNLGQTAMTATDVMMMGRLGPDTLASGALGANLYFMPLIFGLGLMLATSPMIATELGRRRHSVRDLRRTVRQGLWLAILISIPIWLVLWHGEAILLAMGQEPALAHQAGIYLRWLEWAVLPFYGYIVLRSFISALERPGWALIIVFVAVACNAVFNWVFMFGNLGFPAMGIAGSGLATSLSSTLMFIGMAAVVMLEKKFRRYRLFGRFWRSDWPRFKGLLRLGLPIAGILAFEVTIFNAAALLMGLIDADSLAAHAIAIQIASISFMVPLGLNQAVTVRVGLAHGAGNPEGVSRAGWTAFVLGVSFMALMGLVMILWPHPLISAFIDLANPANARVITLAVSFLAFAALFQVFDGAQAVAAGMLRGLHDTKVPMIYAAIGYWGVGLPLGVLLAFHFGFHGVGIWMGLSTGLAVVAALLLARWLRRDRIAPQLAFGH; this is encoded by the coding sequence ATGTCTGCGATCGAAGCCGGCGCTCGCGCGCCGGAAAATCTTTGGCGTCAGGAAATCAGGGCGACGCTGGCGTTGGCCTGGCCGATGGTGCTGACCAATCTCGGCCAGACCGCGATGACGGCCACCGACGTGATGATGATGGGCAGGCTCGGGCCGGACACGCTGGCCAGCGGCGCGCTTGGCGCGAACCTCTATTTCATGCCGCTGATCTTCGGCCTTGGGCTGATGCTGGCGACATCGCCGATGATCGCCACCGAACTTGGCCGCCGCCGCCATTCGGTGCGCGATCTGCGCCGCACCGTGCGCCAAGGCCTGTGGCTGGCGATCCTGATCTCGATCCCGATCTGGCTCGTGCTTTGGCACGGCGAGGCGATTTTGTTGGCCATGGGCCAGGAACCCGCGCTGGCGCACCAGGCCGGCATCTATCTGCGCTGGCTGGAATGGGCGGTGCTGCCTTTCTACGGCTATATCGTGCTGCGCTCGTTCATCTCGGCGCTGGAGCGGCCGGGCTGGGCGCTGATCATCGTTTTCGTCGCCGTCGCCTGCAACGCCGTCTTCAACTGGGTGTTCATGTTCGGCAATCTCGGTTTCCCGGCCATGGGCATTGCCGGCTCGGGCCTTGCGACATCGCTGTCCAGCACGCTGATGTTCATCGGCATGGCTGCGGTGGTGATGCTGGAGAAGAAGTTCCGGCGCTACCGCCTGTTCGGCCGCTTCTGGCGGTCCGACTGGCCACGCTTCAAGGGCCTGTTGCGGCTTGGCTTGCCGATTGCCGGCATCCTCGCCTTCGAGGTGACGATCTTCAACGCGGCTGCCCTGCTGATGGGCCTGATCGACGCGGATTCGCTGGCCGCGCATGCGATCGCCATCCAGATCGCCTCGATCTCCTTCATGGTGCCGCTCGGCCTCAACCAGGCGGTGACGGTGCGCGTCGGGCTGGCGCATGGCGCCGGCAATCCGGAAGGCGTATCGCGCGCCGGCTGGACGGCCTTTGTCCTCGGCGTCTCCTTCATGGCGCTGATGGGGCTGGTGATGATCCTGTGGCCGCATCCGCTGATCAGCGCCTTCATCGATCTCGCCAACCCGGCCAATGCCCGGGTGATCACGCTTGCCGTCTCGTTCCTGGCCTTCGCCGCCCTGTTCCAAGTCTTCGACGGTGCGCAGGCGGTTGCCGCCGGCATGCTGCGCGGCCTGCACGACACCAAGGTGCCGATGATCTACGCCGCGATCGGCTATTGGGGCGTCGGCCTGCCGCTCGGCGTGCTGCTCGCCTTCCATTTCGGCTTCCACGGCGTCGGCATCTGGATGGGCCTATCGACGGGGCTGGCCGTGGTGGCGGCGCTGCTCCTGGCGCGCTGGCTGCGGCGGGATCGCATCGCGCCGCAGCTGGCGTTCGGGCATTGA
- a CDS encoding AraC family transcriptional regulator: MAFRQRKNTAAIPRTAPAFEHIVTEASDSFLWRLDDYPWERNVWNFHPEYEIHLLRKSSGVVLVGDHIGEFGPGYLTIVGGGLPHDWVTAVQPGELIEGRDIVLQFDAQRLRGSAGLLPELRELEPFLERSLRGMVFHGRTALEGAELMERMGTVHGLARLCLFLELVDLLARTDEYELLSSPDFSPVLDAASLDIIQRTLTYLFQHFAEDLKLPDVAERAGMSESTFSRFFQKNTGNAFSDHLAKLRLWQACKLLADTDIAITDICFQVGYMNISNFNRAFLRKHKMTPSSYRKLSRQRLTMRA, encoded by the coding sequence ATGGCGTTCAGACAGCGAAAGAACACGGCCGCGATCCCGCGCACGGCGCCGGCCTTCGAACATATCGTCACCGAGGCCAGCGACAGCTTCCTGTGGCGGCTGGATGACTATCCCTGGGAGCGCAATGTCTGGAACTTCCATCCGGAATACGAGATCCATCTGCTGCGGAAATCCTCCGGCGTGGTTCTGGTCGGCGATCACATCGGCGAATTCGGGCCGGGCTATCTGACCATCGTCGGCGGCGGCCTGCCGCATGACTGGGTGACGGCGGTGCAGCCGGGCGAGTTGATCGAAGGCCGCGACATCGTCCTGCAATTCGACGCGCAGAGGTTGCGCGGCTCGGCGGGCCTGTTGCCGGAACTGCGCGAACTCGAGCCGTTCCTCGAGCGGTCGCTGCGCGGCATGGTCTTTCATGGCCGCACGGCGCTGGAAGGCGCCGAGCTGATGGAGCGGATGGGAACGGTGCATGGGCTCGCCCGCCTCTGCCTCTTCCTCGAACTGGTCGACCTCCTGGCCAGGACCGACGAATACGAGCTCCTGTCATCGCCGGATTTCTCGCCGGTCCTCGACGCCGCCTCGCTCGACATCATCCAGCGCACGCTGACCTATCTCTTCCAGCATTTCGCCGAGGATCTGAAGCTGCCTGATGTGGCCGAACGCGCCGGGATGAGCGAGAGCACATTCTCGCGCTTCTTCCAGAAGAACACCGGCAACGCCTTCAGCGACCACCTCGCCAAGCTCCGGCTCTGGCAGGCCTGCAAGCTCCTGGCCGACACCGATATCGCGATCACCGACATCTGTTTCCAGGTCGGTTACATGAACATCTCCAACTTCAACCGCGCCTTCCTGCGCAAGCACAAAATGACGCCGTCCTCCTATCGCAAGCTGTCGCGGCAGCGGCTGACGATGCGCGCATAA
- a CDS encoding family 1 extracellular solute-binding protein, protein MKPIRLAAGLGAAFMLSATVSTIALAQAPVCSAPVKVLAQPRDGLTLLEDSKAEFEKLAGAGFQIDYLNENDRRAKSRADASTVGNYNVYYVDEANVALFASSKWIVPLTDYYPADYDYADFDPGRQKVATYDGKVWFAPLTGGGDLMVYRKDVLEAAGIQPPKTLDELIADVPKLTNADKGMYGIALRGARGSGANVWRWMPFFKAYGGQWFDGDKPVFNSDAAIKATETYLKLFKDSAPGTQTGSWDESTGAFLSGQVAILVESTPLSGMAVDPKTSQVVGKIGFLPPPSPLPGGGYGHGLAIAAKANADDASKKCAGLFIAWATSKENEKRRLDAHQFGELNRTSILSSKEFADIYGADLGQALAETGKVTAVNFWQDPRWPDLGDRWGIILEELVTGTRTDIKGGLNELEAYATELAKKK, encoded by the coding sequence ATGAAACCAATTCGGCTCGCTGCGGGCTTGGGCGCAGCTTTCATGCTTTCCGCTACCGTATCAACCATCGCGCTGGCGCAGGCGCCGGTCTGCTCGGCGCCGGTCAAGGTGCTGGCGCAGCCGCGCGACGGCCTGACGCTTCTGGAGGACTCCAAGGCCGAGTTCGAGAAGCTCGCCGGGGCGGGCTTCCAGATCGACTATCTCAACGAGAACGACCGCCGGGCAAAATCGCGCGCCGATGCGTCCACCGTCGGCAACTACAACGTCTACTATGTCGACGAAGCCAACGTCGCTCTGTTTGCCTCGTCGAAATGGATCGTGCCGTTGACCGATTATTATCCGGCTGACTATGACTATGCCGACTTCGATCCCGGCCGCCAGAAGGTCGCCACCTATGACGGCAAGGTCTGGTTCGCGCCGCTGACCGGCGGCGGCGACCTGATGGTCTACCGCAAGGACGTGCTAGAGGCCGCCGGCATCCAGCCGCCCAAGACGCTGGACGAGCTGATCGCCGACGTGCCGAAGCTGACCAATGCGGACAAGGGCATGTATGGCATCGCGCTGCGTGGCGCACGCGGTTCGGGCGCCAATGTCTGGCGCTGGATGCCCTTCTTCAAGGCTTATGGCGGCCAGTGGTTCGATGGCGACAAGCCGGTCTTCAACTCGGACGCCGCCATCAAGGCGACCGAGACGTACCTCAAGCTGTTCAAGGATTCGGCGCCCGGCACGCAGACCGGCAGCTGGGATGAATCGACCGGCGCTTTCCTGTCGGGCCAGGTCGCCATCCTCGTCGAATCGACGCCGCTGTCGGGCATGGCGGTCGATCCGAAGACCTCGCAAGTGGTCGGCAAGATCGGCTTCCTGCCACCGCCCTCGCCGCTGCCCGGCGGCGGTTACGGCCATGGCCTTGCCATTGCGGCGAAGGCCAATGCCGACGACGCCTCGAAGAAATGCGCCGGTCTGTTCATCGCCTGGGCGACATCGAAGGAAAATGAGAAGCGCCGGCTCGATGCCCACCAGTTCGGCGAGCTGAACCGCACCAGCATCCTGTCCAGCAAGGAATTCGCCGACATCTACGGCGCCGATCTGGGCCAGGCGCTGGCAGAGACCGGCAAGGTCACTGCGGTCAACTTCTGGCAGGACCCGCGCTGGCCCGATCTCGGCGACCGCTGGGGCATCATCCTCGAGGAACTGGTGACCGGCACCCGCACCGACATCAAGGGCGGCCTCAACGAGCTCGAGGCCTATGCCACCGAGCTGGCGAAGAAGAAATAG
- a CDS encoding sugar ABC transporter permease — translation MARRTSLPVTFVVPTIAILLVLSMVPTLYAIVIALQNRELSTPDYSWVWLSNFSDLFLDRRFLNAVWVSVKWEIVTVVATMVVAIGLGVLMFEVASPRLRNAYCLLFIIPVLLPRVSAAFVWKFAYHPLYGIATYPYRLITGGLIFDPLSKPATALFAVASVDVWQWGLFFAVIVLKLLETLPPQPIEAARLDHAKRWQIHAYVTLPMLKAPLISLMFVKMIESLRSFDLIYVMTRGGPGVATETLDMYAFSQGFIESGKVSYASAMAVLMMIATVITFTMLWKRVQA, via the coding sequence ATGGCCCGACGCACGTCGCTCCCTGTCACCTTCGTCGTTCCGACCATCGCCATCCTTCTGGTGCTGTCGATGGTGCCGACGCTCTACGCCATCGTCATCGCCTTGCAGAATCGCGAGTTGAGCACGCCTGATTATTCCTGGGTCTGGCTGTCGAACTTCAGCGACCTGTTCCTCGACCGCCGCTTTCTCAACGCGGTCTGGGTGTCGGTGAAATGGGAGATCGTCACCGTCGTCGCGACCATGGTGGTGGCGATCGGGCTGGGGGTGCTGATGTTCGAGGTCGCCAGCCCCCGTCTGCGCAATGCCTACTGCCTGCTGTTCATCATTCCGGTGCTGTTGCCGCGCGTCTCGGCCGCCTTCGTCTGGAAGTTCGCCTATCATCCGCTCTACGGCATCGCCACCTATCCCTACAGGCTCATTACCGGCGGGCTGATCTTCGACCCGCTGTCCAAGCCGGCGACGGCCTTGTTCGCCGTCGCGTCGGTCGATGTCTGGCAATGGGGGCTGTTCTTCGCCGTCATCGTGCTGAAGCTGCTCGAAACCCTGCCGCCGCAGCCGATCGAGGCGGCCCGGCTCGACCACGCAAAACGCTGGCAGATCCACGCCTATGTCACCTTGCCGATGCTGAAGGCGCCGCTGATCAGCCTGATGTTCGTCAAGATGATCGAATCGCTGCGCTCCTTCGACCTGATCTATGTGATGACCCGCGGCGGACCGGGCGTGGCCACCGAAACGCTCGACATGTACGCCTTCTCGCAAGGCTTCATCGAGTCCGGCAAGGTCTCCTACGCCTCGGCCATGGCCGTGCTGAT